The Bradyrhizobium sp. B097 genome contains the following window.
GGCGCGCGCCTGATCCCGGAAGAGACGCCGCTGGCGCTGACCTATAATGGCGGCACCTACGCCGTCATGATGGGCTCGCCCGAGGACCTCGGCGACTTCGCGGTCGGATTCAGCCTGAGCGAAGGCATCGTGCAGTCGGCCGACGAGATCGAGACCCTCGACATCGTCGAGCTCGATGACGGCATCGAGCTGCGGATGTGGCTCAAGCCTGACAAGGCCGAACGGATCGCGGAGCGCCGGCGCAACATCGCGGGCCCAACCGGCTGCGGCCTGTGCGGGCTTGATTCCATCAGCGAGGCGGTCCGGCCGGCCGCGGTGGTGCCCGCGGGCCGCGTCTTCGCGCCGCGCGAGATCATGACCGCGGTTGCGGCGGTCGCGCCGCTGCAGGAGATCAACCACCAGACCCGCGCGGTGCACGCCGCCGCGTTCTGGACGGCCACGCGCGGCATCGTCGCGCTGCGCGAGGATGTCGGCCGCCACAATGCGCTCGACAAGCTCGCCGGCGCGCTGGCCCGCGACAAGGTCGTCGCGAGCGACGGCATGGTGCTGCTGACCAGCCGCGTCTCGGTCGAGATGGTGCAGAAGACCGCGGCGATCGGCGCGCCGCTGATTGCTGCCGTGTCGGCCCCGACCGCGCTTGCGGTACGGATGGCGGATGCCGCCGGCATCACGCTCGCCGCGATCGCCCGCGCCGATGGATTTGAAATCTTTACGCATCCGGAACGCGTCACAGGCGCGGTGCCCGGCAAGGAGTCCACTTATGTCGTCGTCGCCTGACAAACTGGTCTATATGGCGAACCAGATCGGGAAGTTCTTCCACAGCCAGGGGCACGACCGTGCGGTGCAGGGCATTTCCGAGCACATCTGGAAGTTCTGGGACCCGCGGATGCGCAAGCAGATCTTCGCCCATCTCGACACCGGCGGCGCCGGCCTCGACCCCGACGTCCGCGACGCCTTGCAGAAGCTGAAGCAGCAGGCGTAGCGAGGGGCTGCACCCAGCTCTATCACCGTCACCCTGAGGAGCCGCGCAGCGGCGTCTCGAAGGGTCGACGGCCCTGCTCCTTCCGCGTGAATCTACGGGGGCCGTGCATCCTTCGAGGCTCGCTTCGCTCGCACCTCCAGCGACAAAGGCGAAGCCTTTGCGCGGGGATGACGGGTCGGGTACCCCTATCCCACGATCGCGTTGAAGACGCGGCGTACCTCGCTCTGGGTCTCGCGCAGGCGGGCTTCCAGCGCGGAGAAATCCGGCGCGTCGCCGGCTCGCGCCATCACACGCCGCAGATCCTCGCCGGCCGTCTCCGGATTGAACTTGCCGGTGACGCACAGCCGCAGGATCTGCGTCAAATCGTGGTAGAGCCGCGCCGCCGAACGCAGGATCTCGGCCTCGGACTGGCCGAGCAGGCCGAGCTTGGCGGCATGCTCCAGCACTTGCAGCGTCGAGACGCTGAGGATCTCCGGCTTCGCTGAGGCATGCGCGAGTTGCAGATATTGCGCGATGAAATCGATGTCGACGAGCCCGCCTGCGGCAAGCTTGAGGTCCCAGACATCGTCCTCGCCCTTCTCCAGCGCGATCGCGCGCCGCATGTCGGCAACGTCGGCCGCGGTCGACGCCGCATCGCGCGGCCGGGTCAGCACGCTGCGGATGATCGCCTCGATCCTCTCGCGGAATTCCGGCGACGACGAGATCACGCGGGCACGCGTCAGCGCCATGTGCTCCCAGGTCCACGCCTCGCGTTCCTGGTAGTCGGAAAACGAGTCGATCCGCGAGGCGACCGGACCGGCACGCCCCGACGGCCTCAGCCGCATGTCCACTTCATATAGGACGCCGTAATTGGTCCGGGTCGTGAAGGCGCTGATCAGGCGCTGGGTGAAGCGGGCAAAATACTGCGCGCCGTGCAGCGAGCGCTCGCCGTCGGAGTCCGGCGCCTCGCTGTCGAAATCGTAGAGCAGGATCAAATCGAGGTCGGAGGACGCCGTCATCTCGCGGCTGCCGAGCCGGCCCATCGCGACGATCGCGGTCTCCTGCCCCTTGATCCGGCCATATTGCGCGGCGAACTGGTCGGTGACGAGGCCGTGCACGGTGTGCACGATACCCTCGGCGACATCGGCAAACGCCGTGCTGGCGTGCTGCGCCGACACCGTGCCCGACAGGATCCGCGTGCCGATCAGGAACAGACTCTCCTGGCCGAACAGCCTCAGACGATCGAGGAAGTCCTCATAGGACGAGGCGTCCTGCAGCGTGGCGGCAAGCCGCTCCGACAGCTCCTTCTTGTCCGGCATCGCGCCGAAGAAGCGTGGATCGACCAGGCCGTCCATGATCTGCGGCTGCCGCGCCAGCATGTCGCCGAGCCGCGGCGCGGCACCGAGGATCAGCGCCACCAGCGCGACGAAATCGCGGTTCTGGCTGAGCAGCGAGATCAGCCGCCCGCCCCGCTGCAGCGCGCCCAGGAAACGGTCGAATGCCGTGACAGCATCGTCGGGCTCCTCGGCATCCGCGAGGCCGTCGATCAGGCCGGGAATGAACTCGAGGAACGCCGCGCGCGTCGCTTCCACGCGGAGCGCGCGATAATCACCCTCGATCCATTGCTGCACGGTGCCGGCGACCATGACCGGCTTCTTGAAGCCGAGACTGGCGAGATGCTCGATCAGGCGACCGTCTTCGGGGCCCGCCCCGTAGTCGACATCCGGCAGCTTCGCGCTCCCGGTCGGATCGTCGCCCTCGAACAGCTTGCCGTAATGGTTCTGCACGATCTTGAGCTGGCCGAGCAGATCCCTGGCGAAGGCCTCGCGATTCTCGTAGCCGAAGAAATGCGCAAAGCGCTCGACTGCTTCAGGCTCCTCGGGCAGCGAATGGGTCTGCTCGTCGGCGATCATCTGCAGCCGGTGCTCGACCCTGCGCAGGAATTCGTAGGCCGTGGTCAGCTCGTCGCGCGCCTCGAAGGTGATCCAGTTGCTCTCGGCGAGCACATTGAGCGCCTCCAGCGTCGGCCGCACCCGCAACTCCGGATGGCGGCCGCCGGCGATTAGCTGCTGGGTCTGGGCGAAGAACTCGATCTCACGGATGCCGCCGCGGCCGACCTTGACGTTGTGGCCCTCGACCGAGATCTCGCTCTGGCCGCGATAGGTCTGCATCTGCCGCTTCATGTCGTGGACGTCGGCCAGCGCGGCAAAGTCGAGATGCTTGCGCCAGACGAACGGCGCGAGCTCGCCGATCAGCGCCTCGCCGGCCCTGGGATCGCCGGCACAGGGCCGCGCCTTGATCATCGCGGCGCGCTCCCAGGTGCGCCCCTCGCGCTCGTAGTAATGTAAGGCCGCGTCGGTCGAGATCGCGACCTGGGTCGAGGCCGGGTCCGGACGCAGCCTGAGATCGACCCGGAACACGTAGCCCTCGCCCGAGCGCTGCTGCAGCATCCGCGCCATCGCCTGGGTGACGCGGACGAAGAACGGCTGCGGCTCGATATCCTCGGCGAGCGAGGTGGCCGTGCGATCGAAGAACACGATCAGGTCGATGTCGCTGGAATAGTTCAGCTCGCCCGCGCCCATCTTGCCCATCGCAAGCACGATCAGGCCCGAGCCCGCTTCCGGATGCTCGGGATCCACGGCAGTCATGCGGCCGCGGGCGATCTCCTGCAGGAACAAATATCGCAGCGCCGACTGCACCGAATTCACCGCAATGTCGGTCAGCGCCGCCGTCACCCGCATCACCGGCCAGACGCCGCCGATGTCGCACAGCGCGATCATCAGCGCGGCCTCCGCCTTCATGCGGCGAAGCAGAACCATCACGTCGGCCTCGCTGCCGGCGGCGAGCACGTCGCGCGAGGTGGTCTCGATCAGATCAGCCAGATGCGACTCCGGGTCGCATGACAGGATCCGGATCAGCCGGGCGGCATCAGCCCGCGCGAGCTCGAACAGATAGGGCGAGAATTCGGCAATGCCGCGCAGGATGTCCCGTGCGAATGGGTGCTCCAGCAGCGCCGCGAGCGCAGCCGATTGCGCCGGCTCGAGCTCGGCGAACCAGTCGGTCAGGCGCTGATCGGCGGATACGGAAACGGCGACACGCGGTCCGTCCGCGAACCGCGCGGCCAGATGGTGTCGATCCGCGTTTCCCGGCGCGGCGGCATTCATGCCGCCTTCTGTGGCACATCCTGCGTTTGAGCCGCAAGCCTGTCACTGCCGCCCGCCCGCGCCGGCAGCACCAGGGTGGCCACCAGCCCCGGATGGGCATCGCCAAGCCGCAGCTCGCCGCCGTGGAGCGTGGCAACCGCCGAGGCCAGGCTGAGGCCGAGACCGGAACCGGGTAAGGTGCGGCTCGCCTCGAGCCGGACGAAGCGCTCCACCGCGTGCTTGCGGTCACCCTCGGGGATGCCCGGACCGTGGTCGGTGACGCTGAGCAGAACCTGATCGCCCTCGCGCCGGGCCTCGATCAGGATCTCCCGCGCATCGGCCTTCATCGGCTCCACGCCCGGTTCGGGCTTGCCATATTTGATGGCGTTCTCGACCAGGTTGGCGACCGCCTGGCTGATCAATTCGCGGTTGCCGTGAATCGGCGCCGGCGCGGTCTTCACCTGCAGCGTCATGCCGTCGTCCTCGGCGAGCGGCTCGTACAATTCGTGGATGCCGTTGGCGACGTCGGCGCCGTCGAAATCGTCCATGTTGCCGCGCGCCTGGCCGGACTCGGCGCGCGCGATCATCAGCAGCGCGTTGAAGGTGCGGATCAAGCCGTCAGACTCTTCGATCGTCCGCTCCAGCGCCGCGCGATAGTCGGCCTCGGAGCCCGACCGCGCCAGCGCCTCCTCGGCGCGGTTGCGCAGCCGCGTCAGCGGAGTCTTGAGGTCATGGGCGATGTTGTCGGAGACCTCCTTCAGCCCGGTCATCAGCGCCTCGATGCGCTCCAGCATGACATTGAGATTTTCCGCGAGACGGTCGAGCTCGTCGCCGCTGCGGCCGACCGGCAGCCGGCCGGACAGATCGCCCGCCATGATGCGTTTGGTGGTGCCGGTCATGGCGTCGATCCGGCGCAGCACGCGGCGCGCGACGAAGATGCCGCCACCGATGCCGAGCACGACGACGACGAGGATCGACCATTGCGCGGCCTTGGCGACGATGCCGAACAGCCGCCGCCGCTCCTCGAGGTCGCGCCCGACCAGGAGGCGGAATCCGTTGTCCATCTCGGTGACCCGCACCAGCGCGCGGTGATCGGTCTTGTCCTGGTCGTCGAACCGGCGATAGGCGGTCTCGCTCCAGCCCTGGATGCTCATTACCCCAGGCGCCAGCGAGCCGACATTGCCGGCCAGCGCCTGCCCGTTCGGCGCCGTCAAGAGATAGAGGTTGGCGCCCGGCCGCAGCGCACGATTGCCCATGGTGGTCAGCAGGCCGTGCAGGCCGCGACGGTTATAGATGGCGGTGATCTCGCCGATCTCGACGTTGACGGTGGTCGTGATCTGCTCGGTGATCAGCCGTCGCGTGTTCCAGGCGAAATAAGCCAGCAGCGAGGCGGCAAACAGCGCGAACAGGAACAGGTAGACCAGCGTCAGCCGAAACGCCGTGGTCCGGATCAGTTTACCGAATGCCGTCACGGATCATATACCCCGCGCCGCGGATGGTATGCAGCAGCGGCCGCTCGAAGCCTTTGTCGATCTTGGAGCGCAGCCGCGAGATGTGGACGTCGATGACGTTGGTCTGCGGATCGAAATGATAGTCCCAGACGTTCTCGAGCAGCATGGTGCGCGTCACCACCTGGCCTGCATGCTTCATCAGATATTCGAGCAGGCGGAATTCGCGCGGCTGCAAGGTCAGCTCATCCTTGCCGCGGGCGACGCGATGCGACAGCCGGTCGAGCTCGAGGTCGCCGACGCGGTAGGTGGTCTCCTCGGCCGGCCCGACATTGCGCCGCGATAGCACCTCGACGCGCGCGAGCAGCTCGGCGAAGGAATAGGGTTTCGGCAGATAGTCGTCGCCGCCGGCGCGCAGGCCCTTGATGCGGTCGTCGACCTGGCCAAGCGCCGAGAGGATCAGGACCGGCGTCCGGTTGCCCTTGTCGCGCAGAATGCCGATCAGCGACAGGCCGTCCCGCTTCGGCAACATGCGATCCACAACCAGCACGTCGTAGTCGCCGGTCTCCGCCATCGACAGGCCTTCCTCACCGTCGGAGGCGAGATCGGCGATATAGCCGACTTCACGGAATGCCTTGACCAGATAGTCGGCTGACTCGCGGTCGTCTTCGATGATCAGGATGCGCATTTGCGGAGCGGTTGCGGTCACGGGAATGGGCCCTCTGTCAGCATGGCGCGGCCGGCCTGCACATGCAAGACGACCGCGAATATTCCGGATTGTCTGAAAAAAGTGGGCGGTGAAGCTGGGGGACCTCACCGCCCTGAGACCTTCCGACAGAGGGGGGCATATTCCATCGAAAGGCAGCATAGGGAGCGAGCAAGGGGCCCGCCCCCCGGAACGCGCCGTCGGCGGGGGCGACTAATGCCGGCGACGCGTCCCAACTCATAGATAGTTATCCCTTGGCCAGCGGCACTGCCACAAAGCGCGACGAACCGCCGCTCTTCACGCGCATGAGAACGCTGTTCTTGTTGTCACTGCGCGCCGCGGTGATCGCATCACGCACCTCACCGGCGGTGCCGACGGTCTTGCCGGCGACCTCGAGGATCACGTCGCCTTCCTTGAAGCCCCGCTCAGCGGCAGCACTCTTGGGATCGACTTCGGTCACGACCACGCCTTCCTTGCCGGCGCCGGCCACGCTGTTGGCAGGTGCCACAGTGAGGCCCAGCTTCGGCACGTCGGTGCCGCGGGACGAATTGCCCTTGTCACCGTTGTTGTCGGTGTCAGCTTTGGCTTCCAGGGTGTTCGGCAACTGGCCGAGCGTCAGGTTGACGGTCTTGTCCTGCCCCTTGTGCAGCACGTTCAGCTTCACGGCATTGCCGGGCGCGAGGCCGCCGATGGTGCGGGCGAGTTCGCGCGCATCCTTCACCGGCTCGCCATTGACGGCGGTGATGACGTCACCGGATTCGATGCCGGCCTTGGCCGCGGGGCCGTTGGCCTGCGGTTCGGCAACCAGCGCGCCTTCCGCCTTCTTCATGCCGAGGCTGTCGGCGATGTCGGAGGTCACCGGCTGGATCTGGACGCCGATCCAGCCACGGCTGACCGAGCCCTTGTCCTTCAGCTGGGCAACGACGCTCTTGACGGTCTGGGCCGGGATCGAGAACGCGATGCCGACGCTGCCGCCGGACGGCGAGTAGATCGCAGTGTTGACGCCCATCACCTCACCGGACACGTCGAACGCCGGGCCGCCCGAATTGCCCTTGTTCACGGGCGCATCGATCTGGATGAAATCGTCATACGGGCCGTTGCCGATGTCGCGGCCGGAGGCGGAGACGATGCCCGCGGTCACGGTACCGCCGAGGCCGAAGGGATTGCCGACCGCCAGCACCCAGTCGCCGATACGCGGCTTGGTGTCGGAAAGCTTGGCAAACTGGAAGTTGGAGCCGCCGTCGACCTTGATCAGCGCGAGATCGGTGCGCGGATCGGTGCCGATCACCTTGGCGGAATAGGTCTTGCCGTCATCGGTCGTGACTTCGACCTTATCGGCGCCGTCGACGACGTGATTGTTGGTCACGGCGAAGCCGTCAGCCGAGATGAAGAAGCCGGAGCCCTGGCCCGTCACCACGCCACCGCCACGCGGTCCACCGCGCAGACCCGGGGGCAAGCCATCCGGACCGCCGAAGCGGCGGAAGAAGCGCTCCATCGGCGAACCCGGCTGGAACGGCGAATCGTCATTGTTGTTGCTGTCGTCCTTCGCGACCTTCTCGCGAATGTTGACCTTGACCGAGATCACCGACGGCTTCACGCGCTCGACGATGTCGGCAAACCCGACCGGCTGCTGAACCTTCTTGACCTCGTTATTGACCTGCGCATGCGCGGGGGTCGTGAACAGGTCGGCCGGGTTGTGGGTGGGGCTG
Protein-coding sequences here:
- the fdhD gene encoding formate dehydrogenase accessory sulfurtransferase FdhD, with translation MREPVHKAIRKVWRDGVFSEGARLIPEETPLALTYNGGTYAVMMGSPEDLGDFAVGFSLSEGIVQSADEIETLDIVELDDGIELRMWLKPDKAERIAERRRNIAGPTGCGLCGLDSISEAVRPAAVVPAGRVFAPREIMTAVAAVAPLQEINHQTRAVHAAAFWTATRGIVALREDVGRHNALDKLAGALARDKVVASDGMVLLTSRVSVEMVQKTAAIGAPLIAAVSAPTALAVRMADAAGITLAAIARADGFEIFTHPERVTGAVPGKESTYVVVA
- a CDS encoding formate dehydrogenase subunit delta, coding for MSSSPDKLVYMANQIGKFFHSQGHDRAVQGISEHIWKFWDPRMRKQIFAHLDTGGAGLDPDVRDALQKLKQQA
- a CDS encoding bifunctional [glutamine synthetase] adenylyltransferase/[glutamine synthetase]-adenylyl-L-tyrosine phosphorylase, with product MNAAAPGNADRHHLAARFADGPRVAVSVSADQRLTDWFAELEPAQSAALAALLEHPFARDILRGIAEFSPYLFELARADAARLIRILSCDPESHLADLIETTSRDVLAAGSEADVMVLLRRMKAEAALMIALCDIGGVWPVMRVTAALTDIAVNSVQSALRYLFLQEIARGRMTAVDPEHPEAGSGLIVLAMGKMGAGELNYSSDIDLIVFFDRTATSLAEDIEPQPFFVRVTQAMARMLQQRSGEGYVFRVDLRLRPDPASTQVAISTDAALHYYEREGRTWERAAMIKARPCAGDPRAGEALIGELAPFVWRKHLDFAALADVHDMKRQMQTYRGQSEISVEGHNVKVGRGGIREIEFFAQTQQLIAGGRHPELRVRPTLEALNVLAESNWITFEARDELTTAYEFLRRVEHRLQMIADEQTHSLPEEPEAVERFAHFFGYENREAFARDLLGQLKIVQNHYGKLFEGDDPTGSAKLPDVDYGAGPEDGRLIEHLASLGFKKPVMVAGTVQQWIEGDYRALRVEATRAAFLEFIPGLIDGLADAEEPDDAVTAFDRFLGALQRGGRLISLLSQNRDFVALVALILGAAPRLGDMLARQPQIMDGLVDPRFFGAMPDKKELSERLAATLQDASSYEDFLDRLRLFGQESLFLIGTRILSGTVSAQHASTAFADVAEGIVHTVHGLVTDQFAAQYGRIKGQETAIVAMGRLGSREMTASSDLDLILLYDFDSEAPDSDGERSLHGAQYFARFTQRLISAFTTRTNYGVLYEVDMRLRPSGRAGPVASRIDSFSDYQEREAWTWEHMALTRARVISSSPEFRERIEAIIRSVLTRPRDAASTAADVADMRRAIALEKGEDDVWDLKLAAGGLVDIDFIAQYLQLAHASAKPEILSVSTLQVLEHAAKLGLLGQSEAEILRSAARLYHDLTQILRLCVTGKFNPETAGEDLRRVMARAGDAPDFSALEARLRETQSEVRRVFNAIVG
- a CDS encoding ATP-binding protein; the encoded protein is MTAFGKLIRTTAFRLTLVYLFLFALFAASLLAYFAWNTRRLITEQITTTVNVEIGEITAIYNRRGLHGLLTTMGNRALRPGANLYLLTAPNGQALAGNVGSLAPGVMSIQGWSETAYRRFDDQDKTDHRALVRVTEMDNGFRLLVGRDLEERRRLFGIVAKAAQWSILVVVVLGIGGGIFVARRVLRRIDAMTGTTKRIMAGDLSGRLPVGRSGDELDRLAENLNVMLERIEALMTGLKEVSDNIAHDLKTPLTRLRNRAEEALARSGSEADYRAALERTIEESDGLIRTFNALLMIARAESGQARGNMDDFDGADVANGIHELYEPLAEDDGMTLQVKTAPAPIHGNRELISQAVANLVENAIKYGKPEPGVEPMKADAREILIEARREGDQVLLSVTDHGPGIPEGDRKHAVERFVRLEASRTLPGSGLGLSLASAVATLHGGELRLGDAHPGLVATLVLPARAGGSDRLAAQTQDVPQKAA
- a CDS encoding response regulator transcription factor, yielding MRILIIEDDRESADYLVKAFREVGYIADLASDGEEGLSMAETGDYDVLVVDRMLPKRDGLSLIGILRDKGNRTPVLILSALGQVDDRIKGLRAGGDDYLPKPYSFAELLARVEVLSRRNVGPAEETTYRVGDLELDRLSHRVARGKDELTLQPREFRLLEYLMKHAGQVVTRTMLLENVWDYHFDPQTNVIDVHISRLRSKIDKGFERPLLHTIRGAGYMIRDGIR
- a CDS encoding Do family serine endopeptidase gives rise to the protein MTDRPDLSTLPSYKAPKRSLFSARKLALMASVVAGLGAATYGFSPTHNPADLFTTPAHAQVNNEVKKVQQPVGFADIVERVKPSVISVKVNIREKVAKDDSNNNDDSPFQPGSPMERFFRRFGGPDGLPPGLRGGPRGGGVVTGQGSGFFISADGFAVTNNHVVDGADKVEVTTDDGKTYSAKVIGTDPRTDLALIKVDGGSNFQFAKLSDTKPRIGDWVLAVGNPFGLGGTVTAGIVSASGRDIGNGPYDDFIQIDAPVNKGNSGGPAFDVSGEVMGVNTAIYSPSGGSVGIAFSIPAQTVKSVVAQLKDKGSVSRGWIGVQIQPVTSDIADSLGMKKAEGALVAEPQANGPAAKAGIESGDVITAVNGEPVKDARELARTIGGLAPGNAVKLNVLHKGQDKTVNLTLGQLPNTLEAKADTDNNGDKGNSSRGTDVPKLGLTVAPANSVAGAGKEGVVVTEVDPKSAAAERGFKEGDVILEVAGKTVGTAGEVRDAITAARSDNKNSVLMRVKSGGSSRFVAVPLAKG